The bacterium region GGCATCTTGCAATGGCTCAAACGCCACGATGTCGTCTGGCGTGATTAATCCATGCTTGAGCCAGTCAGCTACTACCAACGCAGGCTTACCGGCGCTGGGTGAATACGATGCCGCCTCTGCGCAACTTTGTTGTGGAACGTAAAAAATCTTCATCGTCGTCTCCCTGTGTAGTGTGATTCTGTCCCAAGCAGCGCTACGGTTGCAAGGAAATGGACAGGGTGTTCATTGCACTCCAACGCCGTTACTCTCCGGTTCTTTGCGCAGGATTTCTACCTGCCGTTGATGCGGGTCGAAGTCGTCAGCTATTTCTATGACAAACTCTTCTTTGTAATCCCAGTTTTTTCTATAGAGAACGTAAGATGTAATTTTGACTTGCATGATTAACTTTCACATTGTTGAATATTCATAACTAGGCTTCTTTACGAAAAAAGGCATTTGTTTATCTCGGCTAACTTTCGGAAGTTGATGAAGTGAGGACTCGACTTAATTCACATAGCGCCAGCGTCTCGCCAGGCACGTCATTCCGAGATTGCAGATGAATCTTCCGGAATACCCTTCGACTTCGCTCGGGGTGACATGTTTACACACATAGAAGATTGTGACCTCCCTATTCCGTAATACTTACTACGATCCCTTCCCTTTATTCTTTTTCTCACGCTCATTATAAATATCGGCTAAGGCTTTGTAGGGGTCGGTAATTGGGTTTTTGGCTTGTTCTTCTTCGAAATCTTCAATTCGCTTGTTAAGCCGTTGGACATTTTGGCGGACGGAGAGATAGGCGTAGACGGCTATCAGGATGATAATGATGACGATTAAGTACCAGGGGATCATGTTCGGATACCCAATGACCCAAGACGAACGCTGTGGGCATGGCAAATGCTTACCGCTAGCGCATCAGAGGCATGGTCGGGTTTAGGAGGCTCCTTAAGCCCCAAAATCTTCTGGACCATGAACTGCACTTGCTGCTTTTCTGCCCCCCCATATCCTACGAGCGCCATTTTTACCTTCATTGGCGAATACTCCTGCCAAGCGATATTCGATTGCGCAACCGCCAAAAGAATTACCCCAATCGCCTGGCTAACCTCCATCGCGCTTTTCTTGTTCACGCTGAAAAGCAGTTGCTCCGTCACCACTGCATCGGGTTTATATCGCTCAATTATATCAATCACATCTTTATGGATACGAAAGAGACGCTCGACTTTAGGCAACTTCGCATTTGACACTATAGCGCCGTATTCAATCAGTCGGCATTGTCCTCCCTCAGAGTTAACAACCCCAAAT contains the following coding sequences:
- the ruvC gene encoding crossover junction endodeoxyribonuclease RuvC, which encodes MIILGIDPGLANVGFGVVNSEGGQCRLIEYGAIVSNAKLPKVERLFRIHKDVIDIIERYKPDAVVTEQLLFSVNKKSAMEVSQAIGVILLAVAQSNIAWQEYSPMKVKMALVGYGGAEKQQVQFMVQKILGLKEPPKPDHASDALAVSICHAHSVRLGSLGIRT